One window of the Endomicrobium proavitum genome contains the following:
- a CDS encoding HAD family hydrolase, with protein sequence MKNFNLKKFKAVFFDMDGVITDSMPYHFISWFEVLKKYNVRVAPTTIFEMEGAKWEKVIKLAFKESGKTLPKKLAVKIRFEREKIFDAYFKRFIFDGIEEFVLFLKRQGLFVGVVTGSSKTEAAKMLPKKLYKLFDTITAGDMVKKGKPFPDSYLLAAKNLNVCPAQCLVIENAPYGITAAKAAKMKCFAIATTLPKIFLQQADEIFNTHKDLYKYFKTH encoded by the coding sequence ATGAAAAATTTTAATTTAAAAAAATTTAAGGCTGTGTTTTTTGATATGGACGGCGTTATAACGGATTCTATGCCGTATCATTTTATTTCGTGGTTTGAAGTTTTAAAAAAATATAACGTGCGGGTAGCTCCGACGACAATTTTTGAAATGGAAGGCGCCAAATGGGAGAAAGTTATAAAACTTGCGTTTAAAGAAAGCGGAAAAACTCTGCCGAAAAAACTTGCGGTAAAAATACGTTTTGAGCGAGAGAAAATTTTTGACGCATATTTTAAAAGATTTATTTTTGACGGCATTGAGGAGTTTGTCCTTTTTTTAAAAAGGCAAGGATTGTTTGTGGGCGTTGTTACGGGGTCGTCTAAAACAGAAGCGGCGAAAATGCTTCCGAAAAAATTGTATAAACTTTTTGACACAATTACTGCCGGAGATATGGTGAAAAAAGGAAAACCTTTTCCGGATTCTTATTTGCTTGCCGCAAAAAATTTAAATGTCTGCCCTGCGCAGTGCTTGGTTATAGAAAATGCGCCTTACGGAATAACTGCCGCAAAAGCTGCAAAAATGAAATGCTTTGCAATAGCAACCACCCTGCCGAAAATTTTCCTGCAACAAGCCGACGAAATATTTAACACCCACAAAGATTTGTATAAATATTTTAAAACACATTGA
- a CDS encoding CoA-binding protein, with protein sequence MDENKKIAVVGVSENQEKFGYKIFSDLLDAGFNVEPVGVRGGVVREKTIYKTLADLPQKPDIVLTVVPPIGTDKTVDDAVKLGIKEVWMQPGSRSENAVNKARAAGMKVTDHGCFMAAHGVW encoded by the coding sequence ATGGATGAAAATAAAAAGATTGCGGTTGTAGGCGTAAGCGAAAATCAAGAAAAATTCGGATATAAAATTTTTTCAGACTTGCTTGACGCGGGTTTTAATGTAGAGCCCGTCGGCGTGCGCGGCGGAGTTGTTCGTGAAAAAACAATTTATAAAACGCTTGCGGATTTGCCGCAAAAGCCGGATATTGTTTTAACGGTTGTGCCTCCTATAGGCACGGATAAAACTGTTGATGATGCCGTTAAGCTTGGAATAAAAGAAGTTTGGATGCAGCCGGGTTCGCGCTCGGAAAATGCCGTTAATAAGGCGCGCGCAGCGGGAATGAAAGTTACCGATCATGGGTGTTTTATGGCGGCTCACGGAGTGTGGTAG
- a CDS encoding sugar porter family MFS transporter: MKKISGKLVYFFGALGGLLFGYDTGVISGAILFIETDMKLTPFAQGIVVSAILFGAIMGAAMIGYFADRFGRKKMVLISAFIFAAGAIASALSPNAEILIFSRIILGVAVGGASALVPLYLAEMAPAKSRGTLSTLNQLMITVGILSAYIVNLIFADAGLWQVMLGFAAIPAIILFFGTLLLPESPRWLVCKGNADEAFNILKLLGNARGAKKEISEIKAACAKDSAGFSELFARWVRPALIVGVGLAIFQQLIGCNTVIYYAPTIFASVGLGNSSAILSTVGIGVVNVLVTIIALIIMDKFDRKKMLITGSIGMTLSLLTLGVFSNGASSAYLVLAACAAYIVFFALTWGPIMWIMIGEVFPLKIRGIGVGVSSVANWTANLGVALMFPWLLSKIGSQIFIIFAAMAVLSILFVKFKVIETRGRSLESIEKSLRTASSKK; encoded by the coding sequence ATGAAAAAAATTTCCGGAAAGTTGGTTTATTTTTTTGGGGCGTTGGGCGGGCTTTTGTTTGGGTATGATACCGGCGTTATCAGCGGCGCGATTTTATTTATTGAAACCGATATGAAGCTTACGCCTTTTGCTCAAGGAATTGTTGTAAGCGCAATTTTGTTTGGCGCAATAATGGGCGCAGCGATGATTGGTTATTTTGCAGACAGATTCGGAAGAAAAAAAATGGTTTTAATTTCTGCGTTTATTTTTGCGGCGGGCGCAATTGCTTCGGCGCTTTCGCCTAATGCGGAAATTCTTATATTTTCAAGAATTATTTTGGGCGTTGCCGTAGGGGGCGCTTCGGCTTTGGTTCCGTTATATCTTGCGGAGATGGCGCCGGCAAAATCCCGCGGGACGCTTTCAACTTTAAATCAGCTGATGATTACCGTAGGAATTTTATCTGCTTACATTGTAAATCTTATTTTTGCGGACGCCGGTTTGTGGCAGGTTATGCTTGGCTTTGCGGCAATACCTGCGATAATTTTATTTTTTGGAACTTTACTTCTTCCGGAAAGCCCCAGATGGCTTGTGTGCAAAGGCAATGCCGACGAGGCTTTTAATATTTTAAAACTTTTAGGAAACGCTCGCGGCGCTAAAAAAGAAATTTCCGAAATTAAGGCGGCGTGCGCAAAAGACAGCGCAGGGTTTTCCGAACTATTTGCGCGTTGGGTTCGCCCGGCGCTTATTGTCGGCGTGGGGCTTGCAATTTTTCAGCAGCTTATAGGATGTAATACCGTTATATATTATGCGCCTACAATATTTGCTTCCGTGGGGCTTGGCAATTCTTCGGCAATACTTAGCACGGTTGGCATAGGCGTTGTAAATGTTTTGGTAACAATTATCGCGCTTATTATAATGGACAAATTTGACCGCAAAAAAATGCTTATTACCGGCAGCATAGGAATGACGTTGTCACTTTTAACGCTTGGCGTATTTTCAAACGGCGCGTCTTCTGCGTATCTTGTTCTTGCGGCTTGCGCGGCTTATATTGTTTTTTTTGCGCTTACGTGGGGGCCTATAATGTGGATAATGATAGGCGAAGTTTTCCCTCTAAAAATAAGAGGCATTGGCGTGGGCGTTTCGTCGGTAGCTAACTGGACGGCAAACTTGGGCGTTGCGCTTATGTTCCCTTGGCTTCTTTCAAAAATCGGTTCGCAAATTTTTATAATTTTTGCGGCTATGGCGGTTTTGTCAATTTTGTTTGTGAAATTTAAAGTTATAGAAACGCGCGGGCGAAGTTTAGAAAGTATTGAAAAAAGTTTGAGAACGGCAAGTAGCAAAAAATAA